From the Borrelia puertoricensis genome, one window contains:
- a CDS encoding RelA/SpoT family protein, translating into MIQVYEIAYLLKINDIDKLKNIFRKTVNNIYQDEIQKKLIFKALEISEQLHYGQYRESKEPYVIHPIMVSLFLIKFQLDFKTIIAGLLHDVLEDTSVKKEEIIKEFDQEILSLIDGVTKIHDLHNKTRAIKEANTISKMFFAMTHDIRIIIIKLADKLHNMATLSHLPKNRRERIAKDCLATYVPIAERLGISSLKIYLEDLSLKYLHPKEYKEIKNFLSATKIEREKKLYKGKLIIEKELKKIGIDVTITVRSKHFYSIFRKMKTRNNNISQIFDTLGIRIICKQQKECYEILEIVHKVWKPIPGRLKDYIAIPKENKYQSLHTTVRIPEDNQLIEIQIRTEEMDKIAKYGVAAHWLYKEQVELKADDISFINRIKKWQQESVNKNQYSMHDIHKELLNTFIYVYTPEGEIVELPFGSNSIDFAYTIHTDIGDQALYAKINGKISSLTKPLKNEQIVEIFTSPEAKPDVIWLNSVRTKKARSKIRSWLNKNDNTIFVDNNIIAYLIGENKEQKRLFSLFKALTKSKIKSITIASDCNPLTGEDIIGIIQKDTIVVHKEHCREIAHQKKSHLVEVEWEATPTRKVYHIIIFLKNLKDLFNYLDNLFTTFDVRLISEKIEDCGNGHGIINIIISSNAKNVSMIFTSLKENPNVLQIMQVEEDIKNYDN; encoded by the coding sequence ATGATACAAGTCTATGAAATTGCATACTTACTTAAAATAAATGATATTGATAAACTAAAAAACATTTTTAGAAAAACTGTCAATAATATCTATCAAGATGAGATTCAAAAAAAATTAATATTTAAAGCTCTTGAAATATCAGAACAATTACACTATGGACAATATAGAGAAAGTAAAGAACCATATGTCATACATCCAATAATGGTTTCACTATTTCTTATAAAATTTCAACTAGACTTTAAAACAATAATAGCTGGGCTACTACACGATGTTCTTGAAGACACAAGTGTTAAAAAGGAAGAAATAATTAAAGAATTTGATCAAGAAATTTTAAGTCTAATTGATGGGGTAACCAAAATTCACGACCTACACAATAAAACAAGAGCAATCAAAGAAGCAAATACCATTTCAAAAATGTTTTTTGCAATGACTCATGATATTAGAATAATAATCATCAAGCTTGCAGACAAATTACATAATATGGCAACTCTTTCTCACTTACCTAAAAATAGGAGGGAGAGAATTGCAAAAGACTGTCTTGCTACTTATGTACCAATTGCAGAAAGACTTGGTATCTCATCACTTAAAATATATCTTGAAGATTTATCATTAAAATATCTTCATCCAAAAGAATATAAAGAAATCAAAAATTTTTTATCCGCAACAAAAATAGAAAGAGAAAAAAAATTATATAAGGGAAAACTAATAATAGAGAAAGAACTTAAAAAAATTGGCATCGATGTCACAATCACAGTACGTTCAAAACACTTTTACTCAATATTTAGAAAAATGAAAACAAGAAATAATAATATTTCTCAAATCTTTGATACCCTGGGAATAAGAATAATTTGTAAACAACAAAAAGAATGCTATGAAATACTAGAAATTGTACATAAAGTTTGGAAACCAATACCTGGAAGACTAAAAGATTACATAGCAATCCCTAAAGAAAACAAATACCAATCTCTACATACCACTGTAAGAATACCTGAAGATAATCAATTGATAGAAATACAAATTAGAACAGAAGAAATGGATAAAATTGCTAAATATGGTGTTGCTGCTCACTGGCTTTACAAAGAACAAGTCGAATTAAAGGCTGATGATATATCATTTATCAACCGAATCAAAAAATGGCAACAAGAATCGGTTAACAAAAATCAATACTCAATGCATGACATACACAAAGAACTTTTAAACACATTTATATATGTCTATACACCAGAAGGAGAAATAGTAGAACTTCCATTTGGCTCAAACTCAATTGACTTCGCATACACAATACATACAGATATTGGGGATCAAGCACTTTATGCAAAAATTAATGGTAAAATTAGCTCACTAACCAAACCATTAAAAAATGAACAAATTGTTGAAATATTTACCTCTCCAGAGGCAAAACCTGATGTAATTTGGCTTAACAGTGTTAGAACAAAAAAAGCACGCTCAAAAATTAGATCTTGGCTTAACAAAAATGACAATACAATATTTGTAGATAATAACATAATTGCATACCTTATTGGAGAAAATAAGGAACAAAAAAGACTCTTCAGCTTGTTTAAAGCTCTAACGAAATCCAAAATAAAAAGTATTACAATAGCCTCTGATTGTAACCCACTAACAGGTGAAGATATCATTGGGATAATACAAAAAGATACAATAGTAGTTCACAAAGAACATTGTAGAGAAATTGCACATCAGAAAAAAAGCCACCTTGTAGAAGTAGAATGGGAAGCAACACCAACAAGGAAAGTATATCATATCATAATATTCTTAAAAAATTTAAAAGATCTTTTTAATTATTTAGATAATCTTTTTACAACTTTCGACGTAAGACTTATTAGTGAAAAAATAGAAGACTGCGGAAATGGACATGGAATAATTAACATAATTATCTCATCAAATGCAAAAAACGTATCAATGATTTTTACTTCACTTAAAGAAAATCCTAACGTTCTCCAAATAATGCAAGTAGAAGAAGACATAAAAAATTATGATAATTAA
- a CDS encoding UDP-N-acetylmuramoyl-L-alanyl-D-glutamate--2,6-diaminopimelate ligase: MNKKMLNNVLSKLDKDFVKEIKGSCEVEILGLTYDSRCVLSHFVFFALPGLHFDGQKFINSAIERGSNVIVHTNDIDFYDPNVTYIKIDSCNIKKFMSRFAHIFYNEPSKNLKIIGVTGTDGKSSVCFYIYTLLKSMGVKVGFISTVFFEDGSGTLVKNPYRQSTPESTEIHLVLSKMVKNNVEYAIVESTSHGLDVRTSRLIDIAYSVAVLTNVSHEHLEFHGTMQHYLDAKLNLFSSADANGGFGIVNMDDKNFSTFLDTINRAYTYSLENKNADFFVSKINEQMGFTEFEFYHKNVKYDARVNLTGSFNVENVMAALIVVSQVINVDVSELIDKLVNIEGLFGRMQSVDFGQDFSLIIDYAHTPGAFLKIFPVFKRLSKNRLISVFGSAGERDLLKRKLQGEIADRYSDIIILCDEDPRGEDSMQIIGDIAEGISGKTLNKDLFFIPDRKSAIEKAINIAHTDDLVVTLGKGHENSIIYKDRSIFWDEQAVVKDIISRNRS, from the coding sequence AGAAATTTTGGGTCTTACATATGATTCAAGATGTGTTTTATCTCATTTTGTATTTTTTGCTCTTCCAGGACTTCATTTTGATGGTCAAAAATTTATCAATTCGGCAATTGAACGAGGTAGTAATGTTATTGTGCATACTAATGATATTGATTTTTATGATCCCAATGTGACATATATTAAAATTGATTCTTGTAATATAAAAAAATTTATGTCAAGATTTGCTCATATTTTTTATAATGAACCTTCAAAAAATCTTAAGATTATTGGCGTTACAGGAACTGATGGTAAAAGTTCTGTTTGTTTTTATATCTATACTCTATTAAAATCTATGGGTGTGAAAGTTGGTTTTATTTCAACGGTATTCTTTGAAGATGGAAGTGGAACTCTAGTTAAGAATCCTTATAGGCAGTCGACTCCAGAGTCAACAGAAATTCATTTAGTTCTTAGTAAAATGGTAAAAAATAATGTTGAATATGCTATTGTTGAATCGACTTCGCATGGCCTTGATGTTAGAACATCAAGACTAATTGATATTGCGTACTCTGTTGCTGTTTTAACTAATGTTAGTCATGAACATCTTGAATTTCATGGTACTATGCAGCATTATTTAGATGCTAAACTTAATCTTTTCTCTTCTGCAGATGCGAATGGTGGTTTTGGTATTGTCAATATGGATGATAAAAATTTTTCTACCTTTTTAGATACTATTAATAGGGCTTATACGTATAGTTTAGAGAATAAAAATGCTGATTTTTTTGTAAGTAAGATTAATGAACAAATGGGTTTTACTGAATTTGAGTTTTATCATAAGAATGTTAAATATGATGCTAGAGTTAATTTGACTGGCAGTTTCAATGTTGAAAATGTTATGGCTGCTTTAATTGTTGTTAGTCAAGTTATTAACGTTGATGTGTCAGAACTTATTGATAAGCTTGTAAATATTGAGGGTCTTTTTGGACGAATGCAAAGTGTTGATTTTGGGCAGGATTTTTCTTTAATTATTGATTATGCGCATACACCCGGAGCTTTTCTTAAAATTTTTCCTGTCTTTAAAAGACTTTCAAAAAATAGATTGATTTCTGTTTTTGGTTCTGCTGGAGAGAGAGATCTTCTTAAGAGAAAGTTGCAAGGAGAAATAGCAGATAGATATTCAGATATAATAATACTTTGTGATGAAGATCCAAGAGGTGAGGATAGTATGCAAATAATTGGAGATATTGCGGAAGGAATTTCAGGAAAGACTTTAAATAAAGATTTATTTTTTATTCCTGATCGAAAAAGTGCAATTGAAAAGGCAATAAATATTGCACATACTGACGATTTGGTGGTTACTCTTGGAAAGGGGCATGAAAACTCAATAATATATAAAGATCGAAGTATATTTTGGGATGAGCAAGCTGTTGTTAAAGATATAATTTCGAGAAATAGGAGTTGA
- the prfA gene encoding peptide chain release factor 1 — MFLEKLNPIESKIKILEEKLQDTNLIKNQKEYAKVIKEYNYLEKIKEKKDEYENIISQIDVNQKILSEEENLEMKELIKQELAHLNLKKDEVENTIKILLLNQDENDSKNTIIEIRAGTGGEEAALFAHNLYEMYIKYSEKKKWKTELINFNETELGGFKEVSFEIKGKEVFKKLKHESGVHRVQRVPITESNGRLQTSAATVAVLPEVEETDIEINEKDLRIDVYRSSGAGGQHVNTTDSAVRITHLPTGIVVQCQNERSQHKNKDQAMKILRARLYKFEDLKKQEQRSNDRKQQVGSGDRSERIRTYNFPQNRVTEHRANISLYKLEDIMQGELDLLLDTLALKLQEQALKDNSL; from the coding sequence ATAAAAGAATATAACTATTTAGAAAAAATCAAAGAAAAAAAAGATGAATATGAAAACATAATAAGCCAAATCGATGTGAATCAAAAAATTTTGTCCGAAGAAGAAAATTTAGAAATGAAAGAATTAATAAAACAAGAATTAGCTCATCTAAATCTCAAAAAAGACGAAGTTGAAAATACAATCAAAATATTACTCTTGAACCAAGATGAAAATGACAGTAAAAATACAATTATTGAAATTAGAGCTGGAACAGGGGGAGAAGAAGCTGCACTTTTTGCACATAATCTTTACGAAATGTACATAAAATATTCTGAGAAAAAAAAATGGAAAACAGAGCTTATTAACTTTAATGAAACAGAACTTGGTGGATTTAAAGAAGTAAGTTTTGAAATAAAAGGTAAAGAGGTATTTAAAAAATTGAAACATGAAAGCGGGGTACACAGGGTGCAAAGAGTTCCTATAACAGAATCCAATGGAAGACTTCAAACCTCAGCAGCAACCGTTGCTGTACTACCTGAAGTTGAAGAAACCGACATTGAAATCAACGAAAAAGATTTAAGAATAGATGTTTACAGATCTTCTGGTGCTGGAGGACAACATGTAAACACAACAGACTCTGCCGTTAGAATTACACATTTGCCTACAGGAATTGTAGTACAATGTCAAAATGAAAGAAGTCAGCACAAAAACAAAGATCAGGCTATGAAAATATTAAGAGCAAGGCTTTATAAATTTGAAGACCTCAAAAAACAAGAACAACGCTCAAATGACAGAAAGCAACAAGTAGGTTCAGGCGATAGATCTGAAAGAATTAGAACATACAATTTTCCACAAAATAGAGTAACAGAACATAGAGCAAATATTAGTCTTTATAAACTAGAAGACATTATGCAGGGAGAACTTGATCTTCTTCTCGACACACTAGCCCTAAAATTACAAGAACAAGCACTAAAAGATAACTCATTATAA
- a CDS encoding D-alanine--D-alanine ligase produces the protein MMKKNLMLIFGGVSFEHEISLRSACGIYSALMKLDKYNVFPSFIDKITGIWYLLDSVPDDPKLIKKDSSAIISLIPGYGIFMNNKDLKIDVVFPIVHGRTGEDGAIQGFLKIMDIPCVGSGILGSAISINKYFCKLLLKSFNIPLVPFIGFKKYDYLLDKEGIKKDIKQSLDYPVIVKPAMLGSSIGISIAYNDTQIEKCIEEAFVYDLTVVIEKFMKAKEIECAVIGNEQIKIFTPGEIIIRDFVFYDYDAKYSTAPGNSVVFNIPAHLDTKHLLDIKEYAFFTYKCLELRGMARIDFLIEKDTDLVYVNEINTIPGFTDISMFSKMCEHDGLDYGALIDKLIALAFQSYAKRKERIDFNRLEN, from the coding sequence TTGATGAAAAAAAATCTTATGTTAATATTTGGAGGAGTTTCTTTCGAGCATGAAATTTCTCTTAGATCTGCTTGTGGAATTTATTCAGCTCTTATGAAGCTTGATAAATATAATGTGTTTCCAAGTTTTATTGATAAAATTACTGGGATTTGGTACTTATTAGATTCTGTTCCCGATGATCCTAAATTAATTAAAAAAGATAGTTCTGCTATTATTAGTTTAATTCCTGGTTATGGAATATTTATGAATAATAAGGATCTTAAAATTGATGTTGTGTTTCCTATTGTTCATGGGAGAACAGGTGAAGATGGTGCTATTCAGGGATTTTTAAAAATTATGGATATTCCTTGTGTTGGTTCTGGAATTTTAGGAAGTGCTATTTCTATTAATAAGTATTTCTGTAAGCTTTTGCTTAAAAGTTTTAATATTCCTTTAGTGCCCTTTATTGGGTTTAAGAAATATGATTATCTTTTAGATAAAGAGGGCATCAAAAAAGACATAAAGCAAAGTTTAGATTATCCTGTCATTGTTAAACCAGCTATGCTAGGTTCTTCAATTGGAATAAGTATTGCATATAATGATACTCAGATTGAAAAATGTATTGAAGAGGCTTTTGTATATGATTTAACAGTTGTTATAGAGAAGTTTATGAAGGCAAAGGAGATTGAATGTGCTGTTATTGGAAATGAGCAGATTAAAATATTTACTCCTGGTGAAATTATTATACGGGATTTTGTATTTTATGATTATGATGCTAAATATTCCACTGCTCCTGGTAACTCAGTTGTCTTTAATATTCCTGCTCATCTTGATACCAAACATTTGTTAGACATTAAAGAATATGCATTTTTTACTTATAAATGTTTGGAGCTTAGGGGTATGGCAAGGATTGATTTTTTGATAGAAAAAGATACTGACTTAGTTTATGTTAATGAAATAAATACAATTCCAGGATTTACAGATATTTCTATGTTTTCTAAGATGTGTGAACATGATGGTCTTGATTATGGAGCTTTGATTGATAAATTGATAGCTTTAGCTTTTCAAAGTTATGCAAAGAGGAAGGAGAGGATTGATTTTAACCGTCTGGAAAACTAA
- the prmC gene encoding peptide chain release factor N(5)-glutamine methyltransferase, whose product MTINEAIKNSKQYNLNTLEILLLLEKILKSRKELILANINKNLTKQEKHKLLCQINRIRSGTPINYILKTKEFMGIEFYINKHVLIPREDTECLVEEALIQIKKHNLNKILDLCCGSGCIGLTIAHYIKCKVTLSDISNKALKVSLKNTQKLKLENYIEIQHSDLLKYISKEFELIITNPPYLNKDELKTKEKLTKEPRAALLGFGKDGLEIPKKIIRQAKHKLTKNGLLIIEMAPWQTNPLKNFAIQKGFEYLKTIYDIESRERALVLRIKNDTSL is encoded by the coding sequence ATGACAATAAACGAAGCAATAAAAAATTCAAAACAATATAATTTAAATACTCTTGAGATTTTATTACTACTTGAAAAAATCTTAAAGAGTAGAAAAGAATTAATTCTTGCAAATATAAATAAAAATTTAACAAAACAAGAAAAACATAAATTATTGTGTCAAATAAACAGAATAAGATCAGGCACACCCATAAACTATATACTTAAAACAAAAGAATTTATGGGTATTGAGTTCTATATAAACAAACATGTACTAATTCCTAGAGAAGATACAGAATGTTTAGTAGAAGAAGCTTTAATTCAAATTAAAAAGCACAACTTAAATAAAATTTTAGATTTATGTTGCGGAAGTGGATGCATTGGCTTAACAATTGCACATTATATTAAGTGCAAAGTAACACTATCGGATATTTCAAATAAAGCATTAAAAGTATCATTAAAAAACACACAAAAACTAAAATTAGAAAATTATATAGAAATACAACATTCAGATCTGTTAAAATACATAAGTAAAGAGTTTGAGCTAATAATCACAAATCCTCCTTATTTAAATAAAGATGAACTAAAAACAAAGGAAAAATTAACAAAAGAACCAAGAGCGGCTCTTTTAGGGTTTGGAAAAGACGGGCTTGAAATTCCAAAAAAAATAATAAGACAGGCAAAACACAAGCTTACCAAAAATGGACTCTTAATAATAGAAATGGCTCCTTGGCAAACAAACCCTTTAAAAAATTTTGCAATCCAGAAAGGGTTTGAGTATTTAAAAACTATATATGACATTGAAAGCAGAGAAAGAGCATTGGTCTTAAGGATAAAGAATGATACAAGTCTATGA